From a single Candidatus Schekmanbacteria bacterium genomic region:
- a CDS encoding polysaccharide biosynthesis/export family protein — protein MNYYKKVMFILLFFCLSIVGVLRASDEYIIGEEDIIEISVWKNPELSKVVVVRPDGMISLPLIDDIQAKGMTALQLRDKLIEKLTKFIEVPDITVTLREINSYKVYVIYNGQGQSGEFTLKRNVNLLQFFAKIGGIKDIDLKQSYILRDNKKIDVDMNKLIDDNDLAQNIELKPNDTFFFQDKFSSRITVIGQVQKPGIVSYRKGLTLVDVILESGGVTDFARSSGTKVIRKADGEEKIIKVDMADILEDGEIDKNIPVEPGDTVIVPKGFL, from the coding sequence ATGAATTATTATAAAAAAGTTATGTTTATTTTATTATTTTTTTGTTTGTCTATAGTAGGTGTTTTGCGTGCATCAGACGAATATATAATTGGAGAAGAAGATATTATTGAAATATCAGTTTGGAAGAATCCCGAATTAAGTAAAGTTGTTGTTGTGAGACCTGATGGAATGATTTCATTGCCACTTATAGATGATATCCAGGCTAAAGGCATGACAGCGCTTCAATTGAGAGATAAGCTAATTGAAAAACTAACAAAATTTATTGAAGTCCCTGATATTACAGTCACTCTTAGAGAAATCAACTCATATAAAGTCTATGTTATATATAACGGTCAAGGTCAATCTGGGGAATTTACTCTTAAACGAAATGTAAATCTTCTTCAGTTTTTCGCGAAAATCGGTGGTATTAAAGATATTGATTTGAAACAGTCTTATATTCTTCGTGATAATAAAAAAATTGATGTGGATATGAACAAACTTATTGATGATAATGATTTGGCACAAAACATAGAATTAAAGCCAAATGATACATTTTTTTTTCAGGATAAATTTTCTTCTCGAATCACTGTAATAGGGCAGGTACAGAAACCTGGTATTGTTAGCTACAGGAAAGGACTTACTTTGGTTGATGTTATATTGGAAAGTGGAGGAGTTACTGATTTTGCACGCTCTTCTGGTACAAAAGTAATTAGGAAGGCTGATGGGGAAGAAAAAATAATTAAAGTCGATATGGCTGATATATTGGAAGATGGAGAAATAGATAAAAATATTCCTGTAGAGCCTGGTGATACTGTGATTGTGCCAAAAGGATTCCTGTGA
- a CDS encoding outer membrane beta-barrel protein — protein sequence MTCIRKTILLFLLAIILSLCLMVNANYCCAGGFDLRGSIGVDEEYNDNVFLLRSKKIDDFMTRVRPIVDLTYRINEKNYLETSYSGEAIFHRKSTPYVNDEMRHTLDSRLQIAPLNNVVLFLKDDYSEIPIDTREPDRFKGRNRNLTGKNDFNISLSYLRDYTATINTEFKAYYDDIRINSNSINNKETVGCSLQLNKIISNNTSIFGKVIAESVNQSIASDYDLMSYQGGFTYEQLKKLKLFFTGGVVNKDYKTAKNLDEFFLEANGEYAILQNLYLTGSFKKGFEDNEERRNAKKNAYELKNYTVGFEYRLIGNGVIKVSGFSNKKDFKQANRMDKSKGLGLDGTIFFTKLMSFMFNVNYSKSKFLSEEQNRNDKTLLLGCGIFIHPFSWLQTGVRYLRTDRNSNINIRDYIVNRYTYNITLLF from the coding sequence GTGACCTGTATAAGAAAAACAATTTTACTTTTTTTGTTGGCTATTATTTTATCACTCTGTTTAATGGTGAATGCTAACTATTGTTGTGCCGGAGGTTTTGATTTACGTGGTTCTATTGGAGTTGATGAAGAATATAATGACAATGTTTTTCTGCTTCGTTCAAAAAAAATAGATGATTTCATGACTAGAGTGAGACCTATTGTTGATCTAACATACAGAATTAATGAAAAAAATTATTTAGAAACTAGCTATTCAGGTGAGGCAATATTTCATAGGAAAAGCACACCCTATGTTAATGACGAAATGAGGCATACCCTAGATTCTCGATTACAAATAGCTCCACTGAATAATGTAGTGTTATTTTTGAAAGATGATTACAGCGAAATCCCAATAGATACGCGTGAACCAGATCGCTTTAAAGGTAGAAATCGTAACCTTACTGGAAAAAATGATTTCAATATTTCTTTGTCATATCTAAGGGATTATACTGCAACAATTAACACAGAATTTAAAGCCTATTATGATGATATAAGGATTAATTCTAATTCAATCAATAATAAAGAAACAGTGGGTTGTTCACTTCAATTGAATAAAATAATTTCAAATAATACTTCTATTTTTGGAAAAGTTATTGCTGAATCAGTAAACCAGAGTATAGCATCTGATTATGATTTAATGTCATACCAGGGTGGTTTCACATATGAGCAACTTAAAAAACTTAAATTGTTTTTTACAGGTGGAGTAGTGAATAAAGATTATAAAACTGCAAAAAACCTCGATGAGTTTTTTTTAGAAGCAAATGGCGAATATGCAATACTTCAAAATTTATATTTAACTGGAAGTTTCAAAAAAGGTTTTGAAGATAATGAAGAAAGAAGAAATGCGAAAAAAAATGCATATGAACTTAAGAATTATACTGTGGGGTTTGAATATAGGCTTATAGGAAATGGAGTGATAAAAGTTTCAGGTTTTTCGAATAAGAAAGATTTCAAACAAGCTAATAGAATGGATAAGTCAAAAGGGTTAGGATTAGATGGGACTATTTTTTTTACAAAATTAATGTCATTCATGTTTAATGTAAATTACAGTAAAAGTAAATTTCTGTCAGAAGAACAGAATAGAAATGATAAAACTTTGCTGTTAGGATGTGGAATAT
- a CDS encoding PocR ligand-binding domain-containing protein yields MKSNYKTSIEFWKDFLENLSEIHGIFLQLIGKNGVSYSKSFNQRTICSYLKRFNKTVDECSKSCHDLILKCIEEREVKRISCYMGVEYFAVPVLLDNGEIAAVAGGKVLTTIPYRESYAELCERYGLDLDEVLNSINELKFMKDSAIDSYIKMIEKFGNSSASAFSDLRELKRSEYIFKKSFDAMEEICSSIGSLEKFYFAILNFITTNFNIKDASLLVINENRYETVADIRDFKSKGIFSQVSISSTSHLIDQLKNRETGYLVVTDPSKLEEFGIKWGTQSLSIFPVITGSGMWGMILVFDFISNNEQMDDISKFCVNLKQGIENFLIKEKIESIGQQKVVFKKIVEDLKKYNDVNELLITVANKIGWYFNAQRVSIAIVDEEAGRLELKAVRGIDKNIINNVKYLAENSISNHVFKSGTPIFVRDIMNDEKFSKMAHLGCNGRAFASVPLRNNGTSLGVVNLSDITDQSNLDEEYFEALEDLIKVAALIIEKAICKKELGSINLKYVDETTGIYNKKYFTEYAKNTIENSKRYNRNTSIVLLDFGEGNGINEINVEDKMRTTVNDARKLIRRSDIMAAYDKNKFAFLLPDTEKDGALIFARKIQAKVHDLILLSDKIGEIKVKVGVSTFPDDGDTLGELTFIAKNALGGSDNPSSSFIE; encoded by the coding sequence ATGAAATCAAATTATAAAACCTCTATCGAGTTTTGGAAAGATTTCTTAGAAAATTTATCTGAGATACATGGAATATTTTTGCAGTTAATTGGTAAGAATGGGGTTTCTTATTCTAAGTCATTTAATCAGCGGACAATATGTTCCTATCTGAAAAGATTCAATAAAACTGTAGATGAATGTTCCAAATCCTGCCATGATCTTATACTAAAATGCATAGAAGAACGTGAAGTAAAGAGAATATCTTGCTACATGGGAGTAGAATACTTTGCAGTTCCAGTATTACTAGACAACGGTGAAATTGCCGCTGTTGCTGGAGGTAAAGTATTAACAACAATTCCCTATAGAGAGTCTTATGCTGAACTCTGTGAGAGATATGGCTTAGATTTAGATGAGGTATTAAATTCGATAAATGAGCTTAAGTTTATGAAAGATTCTGCAATAGATTCATATATTAAGATGATTGAAAAGTTCGGTAATAGTTCTGCTTCTGCTTTTTCAGATTTGAGAGAGCTTAAACGTAGTGAATATATTTTTAAGAAAAGTTTTGATGCTATGGAGGAAATTTGTTCTTCTATTGGCTCATTAGAAAAATTTTATTTTGCCATCCTGAACTTTATTACAACTAATTTTAATATAAAAGATGCATCGCTATTAGTGATTAATGAAAATCGATATGAAACAGTAGCGGACATAAGAGATTTTAAAAGCAAAGGCATATTTTCCCAGGTTAGTATATCTTCTACCTCTCATCTTATTGATCAATTAAAGAACAGAGAAACTGGATATCTGGTAGTAACTGATCCCAGTAAGCTTGAGGAATTTGGTATTAAGTGGGGTACTCAATCACTTTCTATTTTCCCGGTTATAACTGGAAGCGGTATGTGGGGAATGATTCTTGTTTTTGATTTTATTTCGAATAATGAGCAAATGGATGATATTTCAAAGTTCTGTGTTAATTTGAAACAAGGAATTGAAAACTTTTTAATTAAGGAAAAAATAGAAAGTATAGGACAGCAAAAAGTTGTATTTAAAAAAATTGTTGAAGATTTAAAAAAATATAATGATGTTAATGAACTGTTAATAACAGTTGCTAACAAAATTGGCTGGTATTTTAATGCTCAAAGAGTTTCAATTGCGATTGTTGATGAAGAAGCTGGCAGGCTTGAGTTAAAGGCTGTGCGTGGAATAGATAAAAATATCATCAATAATGTTAAATACCTTGCTGAAAACAGCATCAGTAATCATGTTTTTAAATCTGGCACTCCCATTTTTGTTAGAGATATAATGAATGATGAGAAATTTTCTAAAATGGCTCATCTTGGCTGTAATGGACGTGCTTTTGCAAGTGTTCCGTTAAGAAATAATGGGACATCGCTTGGTGTTGTAAATTTGAGTGATATCACAGATCAGTCGAATTTGGATGAAGAGTATTTTGAGGCACTAGAGGATTTAATAAAGGTGGCGGCACTGATAATAGAGAAAGCTATTTGCAAGAAAGAATTAGGAAGTATAAACCTTAAATATGTCGATGAAACCACCGGTATTTATAACAAAAAATATTTTACTGAGTATGCAAAAAATACCATAGAAAATTCAAAAAGATATAACCGTAATACTTCTATTGTGCTATTAGATTTTGGCGAAGGGAATGGTATAAATGAAATTAATGTAGAGGATAAGATGAGAACCACTGTAAATGATGCCAGAAAACTTATAAGACGCTCAGATATAATGGCTGCTTATGATAAAAACAAATTTGCTTTTTTATTGCCAGATACTGAAAAGGATGGAGCTCTTATTTTTGCAAGAAAGATTCAGGCGAAAGTTCATGATTTGATATTGCTTTCAGATAAAATTGGCGAAATAAAAGTTAAGGTTGGTGTAAGTACATTCCCAGATGATGGTGATACGTTGGGTGAATTGACATTTATTGCAAAGAATGCCCTTGGTGGTTCAGATAATCCTTCATCTAGTTTCATAGAATAA